A region from the Triplophysa rosa linkage group LG4, Trosa_1v2, whole genome shotgun sequence genome encodes:
- the LOC130552499 gene encoding sodium/potassium-transporting ATPase subunit alpha-1-like isoform X1 — protein MEELKKEVELEDHKLTLEELHRKYGTDLSKGLSSHQAKEILARDGPNTLTPPFTTPEWVKFCRQLFGGFQTLLWIGAFLCFFAYTIQTASLDEPANDNLYLGLVLTFVVTVNGCFSYYQEAKSSRIMESFKNLVPQQALVIRDGEKRSISAEEVVVGDLVEVKGGDRIPADLRVISAHGCKVDNSSLTGESEPQSRTPDFSSENPLETKNIAFFSTNCVEGNAKGVVINTGDRTVMGRIATLASSLEVGQTPISKEIEHFIHIITGVAVFLGVTFLILSVILGYTWLEGVIFLIGIIVANVPEGLPATVTVCLTLTAKRMAKKNCLVKNLEAVETLGSTTTICSDKTGTLTQNRMTVAHMWFDNQIRIADTTENQTGTSFDRSSPTWAALARVAGLCNRAVFQSDQSHLPVLKRETAGDASESALLKCIELCCGPVSEMREKYTNVAEIPFNSTNKYQLSIHKNPNSSESKHLLVMKGAPERVLDRCSTILIEGNEQRLDDEMKDAFQNAYVELGGLGERVLGFCHFSLPDDQFPDEFPFDTDNMNFPTENLCFVGLMSMIDPPRAAVPDAVVKCRSAGIKVIMVTGDHPITAKAIAKGVGIISEGNETVDDIAARLKIPVGEVNPRDAKACVVHGVDLKNMTSEQLDEVLQHHTEIVFARTSPQQKLIIVEGCQRQGAIVAVTGDGVNDSPALKKADIGVAMGIAGSDVSKQAADMILLDDNFASIVTGVEEGRLIFDNLKKSIAYTLTSKIPEMSPFLFFVLVGIPLPLGTVTILCIDLGTDMVPAISLAYETAESDIMKRQPRDAKTDRLVNERLISMSYGQIGMMQAVGGFFTYFVILAENGFLPWDLVGIRMGWEDRYASDLEDSYGQQWTYERRKIVEYTCHTAFFTSIVIVQWTDLLICKTRRLSIFQQGMKNKVLIFGLFEETALAAFLSYCPGMDIAVKMYPMKPMWWCCALPYSLLIFIYDEVRKYILRRNPGGWVELETYY, from the exons ATGGAGGAACTGAAGAAAGAAGTTGAGCTG GAGGACCACAAGTTAACCTTGGAAGAGCTTCACCGCAAGTACGGTACTGACCTGAGCAAA GGTTTGTCCTCTCACCAAGCCAAGGAGATCTTAGCCCGTGATGGACCGAACACCCTGACTCCTCCCTTTACAACTCCTGAATGGGTGAAGTTCTGCAGACAGCTCTTTGGTGGATTTCAAACGCTGCTCTGGATCGGTGCATTTCTGTGCTTCTTTGCTTATACAATCCAGACTGCCTCATTGGACGAACCAGCAAATGACAAT CTGTATCTCGGACTCGTGCTTACTTTTGTTGTCACCGTCAACGGATGCTTCTCGTACTATCAAGAGGCCAAGAGCTCTAGAATCATGGAGTCTTTCAAGAACCTTGTCCCTCAG CAAGCCCTGGTCATACGTGATGGAGAGAAGAGAAGCATCAGTGCCGAGGAGGTGGTTGTAGGAGATTTGGTGGAGGTTAAAGGTGGAGACAGAATCCCAGCTGACCTCCGTGTCATCTCCGCACACGGATGCAAG GTGGACAACTCTTCGCTCACGGGTGAATCTGAGCCCCAGAGTCGTACCCCTGACTTCTCCAGTGAAAACCCGTTAGAGACAAAAAACATTGCATTCTTTTCTACTAACTGTGTTGAAG GTAATGCCAAGGGTGTCGTCATCAACACCGGTGACCGCACCGTCATGGGTCGTATCGCCACCCTTGCCTCCAGCCTGGAAGTTGGACAGACACCGATCTCAAAAGAAATCGAACACTTCATCCACATCATCACTGGTGTGGCTGTTTTCTTGGGTGTGACATTCCTTATCCTCTCTGTCATTCTTGGTTACACCTGGTTGGAAGGCGTCATTTTCCTTATTGGAATCATTGTCGCTAATGTACCTGAGGGTCTCCCCGCCACTGTAACT GTGTGTCTAACCCTGACTGCTAAACGCATGGCAAAGAAGAACTGTCTGGTGAAGAATCTTGAAGCTGTGGAGACGCTTGGCTCAACAACCACCATCTGCTCGGATAAAACTGGAACTTTAACCCAGAACCGGATGACCGTGGCACACATGTGGTTTGACAACCAGATTCGTATAGCAGACACCACAGAGAACCAGACCGGAACCTCATTTGACAGAAGCTCTCCTACTTGGGCGGCCCTCGCACGTGTAGCCGGCCTCTGCAACCGCGCCGTCTTCCAATCTGACCAGAGCCATCTGCCGGTCCTTAAG CGAGAAACGGCTGGCGACGCCTCAGAGTCTGCTCTGTTGAAGTGTATTGAGCTTTGCTGTGGTCCCGTGAGTGAAATGAGAGAGAAGTACACGAATGTCGCCGAGATCCCTTTCAACTCCACCAACAAATACCAG CTCTCAATCCACAAGAATCCCAATTCCTCAGAATCTAAACACCTGCTGGTGATGAAAGGAGCCCCCGAGAGAGTTCTGGACCGATGCTCCACCATTTTAATTGAGGGAAACGAACAACGCTTGGACGACGAAATGAAGGATGCTTTCCAAAATGCATATGTTGAGCTTGGAGGTCTTGGAGAAAGAGTGTTGG GTTTCTGCCACTTTAGCCTTCCCGATGACCAGTTCCCAGATGAGTTTCCATTCGACACTGACAACATGAACTTCCCCACTGagaatctgtgttttgttggcctCATGTCCATGATCGACCCGCCTCGTGCCGCCGTACCAGATGCCGTGGTCAAATGTCGGAGTGCAGGAATCAAG GTTATCATGGTTACCGGTGACCATCCGATTACAGCTAAAGCTATCGCAAAGGGTGTCGGCATCATCTCCGAGGGCAACGAGACTGTGGATGACATTGCCGCTCGTCTTAAAATCCCAGTTGGAGAGGTTAATCCAAG AGATGCCAAAGCTTGTGTGGTCCACGGTGTAGATTTGAAGAATATGACCTCAGAACAGCTGGACGAAGTCCTCCAACACCATACAGAAATAGTGTTCGCTAGAACGTCTCCGCAACAAAAACTGATCATAGTGGAAGGTTGTCAGCGACAG GGTGCCATCGTGGCTGTAACAGGTGATGGTGTGAATGACTCTCCCGCTCTGAAGAAGGCTGATATCGGTGTGGCCATGGGTATCGCTGGATCTGATGTATCCAAACAGGCCGCTGACATGATTCTTCTGGACGACAACTTTGCCTCAATCGTCACTGGAGTCGAAGAAG GCCGTTTGATCTTCGACAACTTGAAGAAGTCCATTGCCTACACCTTGACCAGTAAGATCCCCGAGATGTCACCCTTCCTGTTTTTCGTCCTTGTGGGTATTCCTCTACCTTTGGGCACAGTCACCATTCTGTGTATTGACCTGGGCACTGACATG GTTCCTGCCATCTCATTGGCCTACGAAACTGCTGAAAGTGACATCATGAAAAGACAACCCAGAGATGCTAAAACAGACAGGCTGGTGAACGAGAGACTGATCAGCATGAGTTACGGTCAGATCG GCATGATGCAAGCCGTTGGAGGATTCTTTACCTACTTTGTGATTCTTGCTGAGAACGGATTTCTGCCGTGGGATCTGGTAGGAATTCGAATGGGTTGGGAAGACAGATATGCCAGTGACCTTGAAGACAGCTACGGCCAACAGTGG ACATATGAACGCAGAAAGATCGTGGAGTACACCTGCCACACAGCGTTCTTCACTAGCATAGTGATCGTGCAGTGGACTGACTTACTCATCTGTAAAACCAGAAGACTTTCCATCTTCCAGCAGGGAATGAA AAACAAAGTCCTTATCTTTGGACTGTTTGAAGAAACAGCCCTGGCAGCATTCCTGTCCTACTGCCCAGGCATGGACATTGCCGTCAAAATGTATCCCATGAA aCCAATGTGGTGGTGCTGTGCTTTGCCATATTCACTGCTCATCTTCATCTATGATGAAGTCAGAAAATACATCCTCAGACGAAACCCAGGAG GCTGGGTGGAACTAGAAACATACTACTAA
- the LOC130552499 gene encoding sodium/potassium-transporting ATPase subunit alpha-1-like isoform X3 yields MESFKNLVPQQALVIRDGEKRSISAEEVVVGDLVEVKGGDRIPADLRVISAHGCKVDNSSLTGESEPQSRTPDFSSENPLETKNIAFFSTNCVEGNAKGVVINTGDRTVMGRIATLASSLEVGQTPISKEIEHFIHIITGVAVFLGVTFLILSVILGYTWLEGVIFLIGIIVANVPEGLPATVTVCLTLTAKRMAKKNCLVKNLEAVETLGSTTTICSDKTGTLTQNRMTVAHMWFDNQIRIADTTENQTGTSFDRSSPTWAALARVAGLCNRAVFQSDQSHLPVLKRETAGDASESALLKCIELCCGPVSEMREKYTNVAEIPFNSTNKYQLSIHKNPNSSESKHLLVMKGAPERVLDRCSTILIEGNEQRLDDEMKDAFQNAYVELGGLGERVLGFCHFSLPDDQFPDEFPFDTDNMNFPTENLCFVGLMSMIDPPRAAVPDAVVKCRSAGIKVIMVTGDHPITAKAIAKGVGIISEGNETVDDIAARLKIPVGEVNPRDAKACVVHGVDLKNMTSEQLDEVLQHHTEIVFARTSPQQKLIIVEGCQRQGAIVAVTGDGVNDSPALKKADIGVAMGIAGSDVSKQAADMILLDDNFASIVTGVEEGRLIFDNLKKSIAYTLTSKIPEMSPFLFFVLVGIPLPLGTVTILCIDLGTDMVPAISLAYETAESDIMKRQPRDAKTDRLVNERLISMSYGQIGMMQAVGGFFTYFVILAENGFLPWDLVGIRMGWEDRYASDLEDSYGQQWTYERRKIVEYTCHTAFFTSIVIVQWTDLLICKTRRLSIFQQGMKNKVLIFGLFEETALAAFLSYCPGMDIAVKMYPMKPMWWCCALPYSLLIFIYDEVRKYILRRNPGGWVELETYY; encoded by the exons ATGGAGTCTTTCAAGAACCTTGTCCCTCAG CAAGCCCTGGTCATACGTGATGGAGAGAAGAGAAGCATCAGTGCCGAGGAGGTGGTTGTAGGAGATTTGGTGGAGGTTAAAGGTGGAGACAGAATCCCAGCTGACCTCCGTGTCATCTCCGCACACGGATGCAAG GTGGACAACTCTTCGCTCACGGGTGAATCTGAGCCCCAGAGTCGTACCCCTGACTTCTCCAGTGAAAACCCGTTAGAGACAAAAAACATTGCATTCTTTTCTACTAACTGTGTTGAAG GTAATGCCAAGGGTGTCGTCATCAACACCGGTGACCGCACCGTCATGGGTCGTATCGCCACCCTTGCCTCCAGCCTGGAAGTTGGACAGACACCGATCTCAAAAGAAATCGAACACTTCATCCACATCATCACTGGTGTGGCTGTTTTCTTGGGTGTGACATTCCTTATCCTCTCTGTCATTCTTGGTTACACCTGGTTGGAAGGCGTCATTTTCCTTATTGGAATCATTGTCGCTAATGTACCTGAGGGTCTCCCCGCCACTGTAACT GTGTGTCTAACCCTGACTGCTAAACGCATGGCAAAGAAGAACTGTCTGGTGAAGAATCTTGAAGCTGTGGAGACGCTTGGCTCAACAACCACCATCTGCTCGGATAAAACTGGAACTTTAACCCAGAACCGGATGACCGTGGCACACATGTGGTTTGACAACCAGATTCGTATAGCAGACACCACAGAGAACCAGACCGGAACCTCATTTGACAGAAGCTCTCCTACTTGGGCGGCCCTCGCACGTGTAGCCGGCCTCTGCAACCGCGCCGTCTTCCAATCTGACCAGAGCCATCTGCCGGTCCTTAAG CGAGAAACGGCTGGCGACGCCTCAGAGTCTGCTCTGTTGAAGTGTATTGAGCTTTGCTGTGGTCCCGTGAGTGAAATGAGAGAGAAGTACACGAATGTCGCCGAGATCCCTTTCAACTCCACCAACAAATACCAG CTCTCAATCCACAAGAATCCCAATTCCTCAGAATCTAAACACCTGCTGGTGATGAAAGGAGCCCCCGAGAGAGTTCTGGACCGATGCTCCACCATTTTAATTGAGGGAAACGAACAACGCTTGGACGACGAAATGAAGGATGCTTTCCAAAATGCATATGTTGAGCTTGGAGGTCTTGGAGAAAGAGTGTTGG GTTTCTGCCACTTTAGCCTTCCCGATGACCAGTTCCCAGATGAGTTTCCATTCGACACTGACAACATGAACTTCCCCACTGagaatctgtgttttgttggcctCATGTCCATGATCGACCCGCCTCGTGCCGCCGTACCAGATGCCGTGGTCAAATGTCGGAGTGCAGGAATCAAG GTTATCATGGTTACCGGTGACCATCCGATTACAGCTAAAGCTATCGCAAAGGGTGTCGGCATCATCTCCGAGGGCAACGAGACTGTGGATGACATTGCCGCTCGTCTTAAAATCCCAGTTGGAGAGGTTAATCCAAG AGATGCCAAAGCTTGTGTGGTCCACGGTGTAGATTTGAAGAATATGACCTCAGAACAGCTGGACGAAGTCCTCCAACACCATACAGAAATAGTGTTCGCTAGAACGTCTCCGCAACAAAAACTGATCATAGTGGAAGGTTGTCAGCGACAG GGTGCCATCGTGGCTGTAACAGGTGATGGTGTGAATGACTCTCCCGCTCTGAAGAAGGCTGATATCGGTGTGGCCATGGGTATCGCTGGATCTGATGTATCCAAACAGGCCGCTGACATGATTCTTCTGGACGACAACTTTGCCTCAATCGTCACTGGAGTCGAAGAAG GCCGTTTGATCTTCGACAACTTGAAGAAGTCCATTGCCTACACCTTGACCAGTAAGATCCCCGAGATGTCACCCTTCCTGTTTTTCGTCCTTGTGGGTATTCCTCTACCTTTGGGCACAGTCACCATTCTGTGTATTGACCTGGGCACTGACATG GTTCCTGCCATCTCATTGGCCTACGAAACTGCTGAAAGTGACATCATGAAAAGACAACCCAGAGATGCTAAAACAGACAGGCTGGTGAACGAGAGACTGATCAGCATGAGTTACGGTCAGATCG GCATGATGCAAGCCGTTGGAGGATTCTTTACCTACTTTGTGATTCTTGCTGAGAACGGATTTCTGCCGTGGGATCTGGTAGGAATTCGAATGGGTTGGGAAGACAGATATGCCAGTGACCTTGAAGACAGCTACGGCCAACAGTGG ACATATGAACGCAGAAAGATCGTGGAGTACACCTGCCACACAGCGTTCTTCACTAGCATAGTGATCGTGCAGTGGACTGACTTACTCATCTGTAAAACCAGAAGACTTTCCATCTTCCAGCAGGGAATGAA AAACAAAGTCCTTATCTTTGGACTGTTTGAAGAAACAGCCCTGGCAGCATTCCTGTCCTACTGCCCAGGCATGGACATTGCCGTCAAAATGTATCCCATGAA aCCAATGTGGTGGTGCTGTGCTTTGCCATATTCACTGCTCATCTTCATCTATGATGAAGTCAGAAAATACATCCTCAGACGAAACCCAGGAG GCTGGGTGGAACTAGAAACATACTACTAA
- the LOC130552499 gene encoding sodium/potassium-transporting ATPase subunit alpha-1-like isoform X2 codes for MLYSLFYFSIVFLQTGNKYTPAATSEDGVKKPKKGKKNKKDMEELKKEVELEDHKLTLEELHRKYGTDLSKGLSSHQAKEILARDGPNTLTPPFTTPEWVKFCRQLFGGFQTLLWIGAFLCFFAYTIQTASLDEPANDNLYLGLVLTFVVTVNGCFSYYQEAKSSRIMESFKNLVPQQALVIRDGEKRSISAEEVVVGDLVEVKGGDRIPADLRVISAHGCKVDNSSLTGESEPQSRTPDFSSENPLETKNIAFFSTNCVEGNAKGVVINTGDRTVMGRIATLASSLEVGQTPISKEIEHFIHIITGVAVFLGVTFLILSVILGYTWLEGVIFLIGIIVANVPEGLPATVTVCLTLTAKRMAKKNCLVKNLEAVETLGSTTTICSDKTGTLTQNRMTVAHMWFDNQIRIADTTENQTGTSFDRSSPTWAALARVAGLCNRAVFQSDQSHLPVLKRETAGDASESALLKCIELCCGPVSEMREKYTNVAEIPFNSTNKYQLSIHKNPNSSESKHLLVMKGAPERVLDRCSTILIEGNEQRLDDEMKDAFQNAYVELGGLGERVLGFCHFSLPDDQFPDEFPFDTDNMNFPTENLCFVGLMSMIDPPRAAVPDAVVKCRSAGIKVIMVTGDHPITAKAIAKGVGIISEGNETVDDIAARLKIPVGEVNPRDAKACVVHGVDLKNMTSEQLDEVLQHHTEIVFARTSPQQKLIIVEGCQRQGAIVAVTGDGVNDSPALKKADIGVAMGIAGSDVSKQAADMILLDDNFASIVTGVEEGRLIFDNLKKSIAYTLTSKIPEMSPFLFFVLVGIPLPLGTVTILCIDLGTDMVPAISLAYETAESDIMKRQPRDAKTDRLVNERLISMSYGQIGMMQAVGGFFTYFVILAENGFLPWDLVGIRMGWEDRYASDLEDSYGQQWTYERRKIVEYTCHTAFFTSIVIVQWTDLLICKTRRLSIFQQGMKNKVLIFGLFEETALAAFLSYCPGMDIAVKMYPMK; via the exons ATGTtatattcattgttttatttttctattgtgtttttacAGACAGGGAATAAGTACACGCCGGCAGCGACCTCTGAGGATGGAGTCAAAAAACctaaaaaaggaaagaaaaacaagaaggaCATGGAGGAACTGAAGAAAGAAGTTGAGCTG GAGGACCACAAGTTAACCTTGGAAGAGCTTCACCGCAAGTACGGTACTGACCTGAGCAAA GGTTTGTCCTCTCACCAAGCCAAGGAGATCTTAGCCCGTGATGGACCGAACACCCTGACTCCTCCCTTTACAACTCCTGAATGGGTGAAGTTCTGCAGACAGCTCTTTGGTGGATTTCAAACGCTGCTCTGGATCGGTGCATTTCTGTGCTTCTTTGCTTATACAATCCAGACTGCCTCATTGGACGAACCAGCAAATGACAAT CTGTATCTCGGACTCGTGCTTACTTTTGTTGTCACCGTCAACGGATGCTTCTCGTACTATCAAGAGGCCAAGAGCTCTAGAATCATGGAGTCTTTCAAGAACCTTGTCCCTCAG CAAGCCCTGGTCATACGTGATGGAGAGAAGAGAAGCATCAGTGCCGAGGAGGTGGTTGTAGGAGATTTGGTGGAGGTTAAAGGTGGAGACAGAATCCCAGCTGACCTCCGTGTCATCTCCGCACACGGATGCAAG GTGGACAACTCTTCGCTCACGGGTGAATCTGAGCCCCAGAGTCGTACCCCTGACTTCTCCAGTGAAAACCCGTTAGAGACAAAAAACATTGCATTCTTTTCTACTAACTGTGTTGAAG GTAATGCCAAGGGTGTCGTCATCAACACCGGTGACCGCACCGTCATGGGTCGTATCGCCACCCTTGCCTCCAGCCTGGAAGTTGGACAGACACCGATCTCAAAAGAAATCGAACACTTCATCCACATCATCACTGGTGTGGCTGTTTTCTTGGGTGTGACATTCCTTATCCTCTCTGTCATTCTTGGTTACACCTGGTTGGAAGGCGTCATTTTCCTTATTGGAATCATTGTCGCTAATGTACCTGAGGGTCTCCCCGCCACTGTAACT GTGTGTCTAACCCTGACTGCTAAACGCATGGCAAAGAAGAACTGTCTGGTGAAGAATCTTGAAGCTGTGGAGACGCTTGGCTCAACAACCACCATCTGCTCGGATAAAACTGGAACTTTAACCCAGAACCGGATGACCGTGGCACACATGTGGTTTGACAACCAGATTCGTATAGCAGACACCACAGAGAACCAGACCGGAACCTCATTTGACAGAAGCTCTCCTACTTGGGCGGCCCTCGCACGTGTAGCCGGCCTCTGCAACCGCGCCGTCTTCCAATCTGACCAGAGCCATCTGCCGGTCCTTAAG CGAGAAACGGCTGGCGACGCCTCAGAGTCTGCTCTGTTGAAGTGTATTGAGCTTTGCTGTGGTCCCGTGAGTGAAATGAGAGAGAAGTACACGAATGTCGCCGAGATCCCTTTCAACTCCACCAACAAATACCAG CTCTCAATCCACAAGAATCCCAATTCCTCAGAATCTAAACACCTGCTGGTGATGAAAGGAGCCCCCGAGAGAGTTCTGGACCGATGCTCCACCATTTTAATTGAGGGAAACGAACAACGCTTGGACGACGAAATGAAGGATGCTTTCCAAAATGCATATGTTGAGCTTGGAGGTCTTGGAGAAAGAGTGTTGG GTTTCTGCCACTTTAGCCTTCCCGATGACCAGTTCCCAGATGAGTTTCCATTCGACACTGACAACATGAACTTCCCCACTGagaatctgtgttttgttggcctCATGTCCATGATCGACCCGCCTCGTGCCGCCGTACCAGATGCCGTGGTCAAATGTCGGAGTGCAGGAATCAAG GTTATCATGGTTACCGGTGACCATCCGATTACAGCTAAAGCTATCGCAAAGGGTGTCGGCATCATCTCCGAGGGCAACGAGACTGTGGATGACATTGCCGCTCGTCTTAAAATCCCAGTTGGAGAGGTTAATCCAAG AGATGCCAAAGCTTGTGTGGTCCACGGTGTAGATTTGAAGAATATGACCTCAGAACAGCTGGACGAAGTCCTCCAACACCATACAGAAATAGTGTTCGCTAGAACGTCTCCGCAACAAAAACTGATCATAGTGGAAGGTTGTCAGCGACAG GGTGCCATCGTGGCTGTAACAGGTGATGGTGTGAATGACTCTCCCGCTCTGAAGAAGGCTGATATCGGTGTGGCCATGGGTATCGCTGGATCTGATGTATCCAAACAGGCCGCTGACATGATTCTTCTGGACGACAACTTTGCCTCAATCGTCACTGGAGTCGAAGAAG GCCGTTTGATCTTCGACAACTTGAAGAAGTCCATTGCCTACACCTTGACCAGTAAGATCCCCGAGATGTCACCCTTCCTGTTTTTCGTCCTTGTGGGTATTCCTCTACCTTTGGGCACAGTCACCATTCTGTGTATTGACCTGGGCACTGACATG GTTCCTGCCATCTCATTGGCCTACGAAACTGCTGAAAGTGACATCATGAAAAGACAACCCAGAGATGCTAAAACAGACAGGCTGGTGAACGAGAGACTGATCAGCATGAGTTACGGTCAGATCG GCATGATGCAAGCCGTTGGAGGATTCTTTACCTACTTTGTGATTCTTGCTGAGAACGGATTTCTGCCGTGGGATCTGGTAGGAATTCGAATGGGTTGGGAAGACAGATATGCCAGTGACCTTGAAGACAGCTACGGCCAACAGTGG ACATATGAACGCAGAAAGATCGTGGAGTACACCTGCCACACAGCGTTCTTCACTAGCATAGTGATCGTGCAGTGGACTGACTTACTCATCTGTAAAACCAGAAGACTTTCCATCTTCCAGCAGGGAATGAA AAACAAAGTCCTTATCTTTGGACTGTTTGAAGAAACAGCCCTGGCAGCATTCCTGTCCTACTGCCCAGGCATGGACATTGCCGTCAAAATGTATCCCATGAAGTAG
- the LOC130552509 gene encoding uncharacterized protein LOC130552509, with product MAQSFCGPQVYFYEAEFELSFKNAAFETNGTYFNPGPKLKGIVLNALAQEMVKYTKYPKDYQCEEVAAALTRAHPCLGQLGSKTGFWGWKQSLKYKMQNYRTKLCRLGHPEVCVNSLRNKRKGQGKPAANIKKPKKAEVNYIPLHPKGESTERLEQERIALLTEVKKRDNEVVIKAKMEKTFSYRRQQIVEQRPMIEEFKNQWPALFQQSEVNAEFMRITTKPLQSTFLSELDRFSDKLMQILQSRGGVKGQKIKNAMMITDSCDNINIKRECILKVLILYLNEDPDSFFKDYVASAIEDAEKGIANTVMGIYTIRGDGSTKRDVGIVIEGIKVMSNLDCVILAFIMLNGLIYALDLSFPDNLKNTFEFIQKILMNFDGHKMTTKIQQLKIKLFERHKV from the exons ATGGCCCAAAGTTTTTGTGGTCCCCAAGTTTACTTTTATGAGGCAGAGTTTGAGCTAAGCTTTAAGAATGCAGCGTTTGAGACCAACGGGACATACTTTAATCCTGGCCCAAAGCTGAAAGGAATCGTTCTTAATGCACTAGCCCAAGAAATggtaaaatacacaaaatatccCAAAGACTACCAATGTGAGGAGGTAGCAGCAGCTTTAACTAGGGCCCATCCTTGTTTGGGGCAGCTGGGTTCCAAGACAGGATTTTGGGGATGGAAGCAGTCACTTAAGTACAAGATGCAAAATTATCGCACAAAGCTTTGCAGGCTCGGGCATCCAGAAGTCTGTGTAAATTCGTTGCGGAATAAACGCAAAGGACAAGGCAAACCTGCTGCCAACATCAAGAAACCAAAAAAGGCTGAGGTCAATTACATTCCTTTGCATCCAAAAGGTGAATCCACAGAAAGATTGGAGCAGGAGAGAATAGCTTTGTTGACAGAAGTGAAAAAGCGTGACAATGAAGTAGTCATAAAagcaaaaatggaaaaaacgtTCTCCTACAGGCGTCAGCAGATTGTAGAGCAAAGGCCCATGATAGAGGAGTTCAAGAATCAATGGCCTGCTCTTTTTCAGCAGAGTGAA GTGAATGCTGAGTTTATGCGGATCACTACTAAGCCACTGCAATCAACATTCCTATCAGAGCTGGACCGCTTTTCAGACAAACTGATGCAGATCTTACAGAGCAGAGGAGGAGTTAAAGGGCAGAAGATCAAAAATGCCATGATGATCACAGACTCT TGTGACAACATTAACATCAAGAGAGAGTGCATCCTGAAAGTCCTTATTCTCTACCTCAATGAAGATCCAGACTCTTTCTTTAAGGATTATGTG GCCTCAGCCATTGAGGATGCAGAAAAGGGCATTGCAAACACTGTCATGGGGATTTACACAATCCGAGGAGACGGTTCTACAAAACGAGATGTAGGAATTGTGATCGAGGGCATCAAGGTTATGAGTAACCTAGACTGTGTGATTTTGGCATTCATCATGCTGAACGGTCTAATTTATGCCCTTGACCTAAGCTTTCCTGACAACCTCAAGAACACCTTTGAGTTTATCCAGAAAATCCTAATGAACTTTGATGGACATAAGATGACCACAAAGATCCAGCAGCTTAAAATTAAGCTGTTTGAACGACAT AAAGTTTAA